The nucleotide sequence GCCCTGGCCGGAGCCGGCGTGGCCGGAGGAATCCTCGGGCTGCTGGCCGTCGTCAGGCTCCAGGGTGAACTCGTCGCCTGTCCCCGTGGCTGTCTCAGCCGTCGTCGCCTGGGCGGTGGCGGCTCCAGAAGCGGTTTCGGGCCCGCTCGCCGGCGAGGCGGCGGCGGAAGTCCCGGCCGCCCCGCCCGGTTTCCCGGCCGGGGCTTCCTGCGGGGGGAGTTGTTCACCCCGCAGCAACATGTCGATGTCGGCTCCGGAGATGGTCTCGCGTTCCAGCAGCGCCTTGGCCACGGCTTCCAAGGCTTCGGGCTCGCCTTCAAGGATGTTTTTGGCCCGGCGATAAGCCGATTCCACGATCTTGCGCACCTCGGCGTCGATCTGGCGCGAGGTCTCCTCGCTGAAGTTGCGGTGGTGCACCAGATCCTTGCCAAGGAATATCTCGTTTTCGCTCTCGCCGTAAGAAAGCGGCCCCAGCACCTCGCTCATGCCCCAGGAGCAGACCATCTTGCGGGCCATGTTGGTGGCCCGTTCGATGTCGTTGCCGGCGCCGGTGGTCAACTGGTTGAGCACGAGCTCCTCGGCCACCCGGCCGCCCATGAGCACGGCCAGATTGTTTTGCAGGAAGTCGCGGGAATAGTTGTGCCGGTCGTCAACGGGCAGCTGCATGGTGATGCCCAGGGCCATGCCGCGCGGAATGATGGAGACCTTGTGGATGGGGTCAGTGCCGGGCAACTTCTTGGCGACCAGGGCGTGGCCGGCCTCGTGGTAGGCGGTGGTGCGCTTCTCGTCATCGGTGAGGATGAGGCTGCGACGCTCCTTGCCCATGAGCACCTTGTCCTTGGCGTGCTCGAAGTCGGCCATGTCCACCCGATCCTTGTTGATCTTGGCGGCCTGCAAGGCGGCTTCGTTGACCAGGTTTTCGAGGTCCGCGCCGGAAAAGCCGGGGGTGCCCCGGGCCAGGACCTCAAGATCGACGTCCGGGGACAGGGGCGAACGGCGGGTGTGGACTTCAAGGATGCGCCGACGGCCGCGTACGTCCGGGGTGGGCACCACGACTTGCCGGTCGAAGCGGCCGGGCCGCAGCAGGGCCGGGTCCAGGACGTCGGGGCGGTTGGTGGCGGCAATAAGGATGACGCCTTCGTTGGATTCGAAGCCGTCCATCTCGACCAGGAGCTGGTTGAGGGTCTGTTCGCGCTCGTCGTGGCCGCCGCCCAGGCCTGCGCCGCGCTGCCGGCCCACGGCGTCGATTTCGTCAATGAAAATCAGGCATGGGGCATTTTTCTTACCCTGCAGGAAGAGGTCGCGGACCCGGGCCGCGCCCACACCCACGAACATCTCGACGAAATCCGAACCGGAGATGGAAAAAAACGGCACTCCCGCCTCGCCGGCCACGGCCCGGGCCAACAAGGTCTTGCCGGTGCCGGGCGAGCCGACCAGCAGCACGCCCTTGGGGATGCGCCCGCCAAGACGGGTGAATCGCTTCGGGTCGGAAAGAAACTGCACCACCTCGGTCAGCTCTTCCTTGGCCTCGTCCACGCCGGCCACGTCTTCAAAGGTGATGCGCGTCTGTTCTTGGGTGATCATACGGGCCCGGGAGCGGCCGAAATTCATGGCCCGGCCGCCGCCGCCCTGCATCTGGCGCATGAAAAAGATCCATACGCCAACCAGCAGGAGCATGGGAAACCAAGACACGAGCAGCGTCATGTACCAGGGCGATTCCTCGTCCGGTTCGGCCATGACCTCGATCTTTTTCGCCATGAGCGAGCCGACAAGATTCGGGTCCTCGGGGGCATACGTCAAAAACTTGCCGCCGCCCGTTGCCACGCCCGTGATTTTTTTGCCCTGGATCTTGACGGAGACCACGTCTCCGGCATTCACCTTCTGCATGAATTCGGAATAGGAGAGCTTGGCGCTTTGGCTCTGGGGCTGGTTAAACAAGTTGAACAGGACGACCATGACCAGGGAGATGGCCGCCCAGAGCATGAGATTTTTCGCGAAGCTGTTCAAACTGGAGTCCTCCAGGGGACGGATGGGGCCGAAGCGGCCCGTTGGTTGTATAAGGCAAAAGTCCTAACACAGGGCCGCCCGACCTGTCCACGCGGGCGCAAACGCCCCCGCCGCGCGCCCGGGAAGGCTTGCCAAGGATTCCGATGCCTCATATGTTCACCTATGGTAAGTATCGAGGCCAGGGCCGGCAAGGAGTAGTAATGGCCGAAAAACGAATTTTGACCGTGGATGACTCGGTGAGCGTGCGTTCCCTGGTATCCAGCGCCCTGCGCCAAGCCGGTTTCGACGTGGTCGAGGCCGTGGACGGCGCCGACGCCCTGGACAAGGTCAACAGCGGCTTCGACATGGTCATCACCGACATCAACATGCCCAACATCGGCGGCATCGAGCTGCTGGGACTCTTGCGGGAGCGGCCCGACACCCGGTTCACGCCAGTCCTCGTCCTGACCACGGAATCGCAAAAAAACCTGCGCGACAAGGCACTGGCCGCCGGCGCTTCGGGCTGGGTGGTCAAGCCCTTCGAACCGGCCAGCCTCGTGGCCGTGGTGCGACGCTTCATCGGCCGAACATGACGAACCCTTCTCCGCCCGAAACCGAGCCAAACCGCGCCGCCGACGCGGCCATGGCCGACGCCAGCGCCCTGCTCTTCCACGACGTGCCCGCGGCCGTGTATCTGCGCGCCTTGGACGGCGCGTTTCTGGAGGTCAACAACGCCACGGCCGCCCTTTTCGGCTATGTCGACCCGGCCGCCTTTCTGGCCGCCATGGCCGACTGCCCGGAACAATTCTACCTCGACCCCAATGCCCGGAAATCCGTTTTGGATGAACTCGCCGCCGGCGGCGTGGTGGCCGGCCGGCGCTATCAGGCCATGTGCGGCGACGGCTTCGTGATCTGGATCGAGGAATCGGCCAAACGCACGGTTTCACCTGCGGGAGACGTCTTTTATGTCGGCTTCCTGCGCGACGTCACCGAGGAAAAAAGCACGAGCTGGGCCTTGGCCGAGGCCGAAGAAAAATACCGCACCATTTTCGAAAACGCCGTGGAAGGGCTTTTCCAGATGACGCCGGCCGGACGCTTCGTCACGGTTAACGGCGCCTTGTCCCGAATGCTGCGTTTTGCCTCCCCCGAAGCTTTGACCGCCCTGGGCGACGCGGCGGCCAACCTCTTCACCCACCCCGAAGACCGGCAATTCCTCCACGCCGCCCTCAGCGAAACCGGTGTGGTCCGGGCCATGGAAACCGAACTGCGGCGCGGCGACGGCACGCGCATCTGGGTGTCTGTCCAGGCCAGGGCCGTGCGTGGCGGCGACGGCGCGGTGGTGCTCTACGAAGGCTCCATGGAAGACGTCACCGAACGGCGGCGCTCCCAGGAGGCCCTGCGCCACAACCTCAAGCGCACCAAGGCGCTGTTTCACCAGACCGTCAAATCGCTGTCCACCACCGTACGCTTCCGCGACCCCTACACCGCCGGCCACCAGGACTCGGTGGCCCGCCTGGCCACGGCCATGGCCAAGCGCCTGGGGCTTGACCGCGACGCCGTGGACTGCATCCAGGTGGCCGGCCAGCTCCACGACATCGGTAAGATCAGCGTGCCCGTGCGCTACCTGTGCAAGCCCGGCCGGCTCATCGGCCTGGAATGGGAATTCATGAAGCAGCACGCGGCCACGGGTTATGAAATTTTAAAGGACATCGACTTCCCCTGGCCCGTGGCCGAGATTGTCCTTTGCCACCATGAACGCCTGGACGGTTCAGGTTACCCCAGAGGCCTTGGCGGCGAAGAACTGTGCCAGCCGGCCCGTATCCTGGCCGTGGCCGACGTCCTGGACGCCATGGCTTCCAACCGCCCCTACCGGCCGGCGCTGGGCGTCTCTGTCGCCCTGGAGGAACTGGCCCGTCACCGGGGCACGGCCTTTGACGCCGACGCCGTGGACGCCGCCAGGGAAGCCGTGAGCGCCGGCGACGTGACCTACTGATCCCGCCCATGCGCCTGACCGATTCCGATCTCCTGCGCGACCTCGACAAACCCGAATTTGCCGCCGTGCGGGCCGCTTTCGTGCCCCGGCACTTCCCCAAAGGCCGGCAGGTGTACGCCCCGCGCGAAGCCCGCAATTCCCTGTTCATCGTGGCCAAGGGCCGGGCCAGGGTCTACCTGTCCTACAAGGACAAAGAATTCACCATGGCCATCCTGGACGTGGGCGATGTCTACACCACCCACACCCGGGCCTCGGTGGAAGCCCTGGACGACCTGACCATCCTCGTGGCCGAGTTGGCCGCCGTGCGCCGTTTCCTGGCCGACATGCCGGCGCTGACCTCCTCCATGGTCAAGGTGCTCGGCGATCTCTTGTCCCACGCCTTCTCGGTCATTGACGGCCTGGCCTTTCTCGACGTGCGGAAACGCCTCATCCAGCTGCTGCTCTACGAAGCCGAACGGGCCAGCGCCGACGCCGAGCACATCCTGTGCTTCTCCCATGGGCTCAACATCGAACAGTTGGCCACCATTGTCGGCTCCTCCCGCCAGACCGTGTCGTCCCTCTTAAATGTCCTCGAACGCGACGGCGTCATCGAGATGCGCGCCCGGGGCGTCATCTGCCTGCCCGACTTGGCCCGCCTGGAAGCCCTGGTCCACGAGTAGTTTCAGAGCGCCTTTGTCGGCAATCTGACAGACACGGTCGTCCCCGGATCGTAACCAAGGCCAAACGTCCGCGCGCGCCGGGTCCCCCGGCCTCGCGCCAAGGGAGGATGGCATGGCCAAGGATACGAGAACCATCGAGGAACTGTCGCCGTGGGAAGATGCCCGCCGGATGCTTGCCAAGGCAAAGGACGAAGGCATCGCCACGGTCTGGGACCGGTTGGCCGAACAGACGCCGCATTGCACCTTTTGCGACCAGGGGCTGACCTGCAACAAGTGCGTCATGGGGCCTTGCCGGGTGAACCCCAAGGGTCCCAAGCGCCAACTTGGCGTGTGCGGGGCCGACGGCGACCTGACCGTGGCCCGCAATTTCGGCCGGTTCGTGGCCGCCGGCGCGGCCTCCCATTCCGACCACGGCCGCGATCTGCTGGAAGCCCTTGAATCCGTGGGCCAGGGCACGGCTCCGGGCTACGCCGTGCGCGACGCGGACAAGCTGGTCCGGCTGTGCGCCGAAGTCGGCATCGAAACCAAAGGCCTGGACGCTCCCGACCAGGCCAAGGCCCTGGCCGAGCACTTTTTCGAGGACTTCGGCACCCGCCGCCCCGCTCTGTCGCTGCTCTCCCGTGCCCCCAAAAAACGCCGGGAAATCTGGGACGCCGCCCGCTCCACCCCGCGCGGCATCGACCGCGAGTGCGTGGAAATGCTGCACCGCACCCACATGGGCGTGGACTGCGACCCGGTCTCCATCTGCCTGCACGCCGCACGCACGGCCCTGGCCGACGGCTGGGGCGGCTCCATGATCGGCACGGAACTGTCCGACATCCTTTTCGGCACGCCGCGTCCGGCCACGGTCGAGGCCAACCTCGGCGTGCTTCGCGCCGACAGCGTCAACATTCTGGTCCACGGCCACAGCCCGGTGGTCTCGGAAATGATCCTGGCCGCCGCCCGCGACCCGGAAATGGTCGCCAAGGCCAAGGCCGTGGGCGCGGCCGGGATCAACGTGGCCGGGCTTTGCTGCACCGGCAACGAGGTGCTCATGCGCCAGGGCGTGCCCCTGGCCGGCAACCACCTCATGACCGAGCTGGCCCTGGTCACCGGAGCCGTGGAGATGGTCGTGGCCGACTACCAGTGCGTCATGCCGAGCCTGGTGCAGATCGCTTCCTGCTACCACACCCGTTTCGTCTCCACCTCCGAAAAAGCCCGTTTCCCGGGCGGCACGCACCTGGAATTCACCCTGGAAAATGCCCGGGACAAGGCCCACGAGGCGGTGGAGCTGGCCATCGAGGCCTTCACCCGACGGGACGCCGGCCGGGTGGACATCCCGTCCGTCCCGGTGAGCCTGCGCACCGGCTATTCCAACGAAGCGGTCCTTGAGGCCCTGGGCGGTTCAGCCGAACCGCTGTTGGCCGCGATCAAGATCGGCCTAGTGCGCGGCGTGGTCGGCATCGTCGGCTGCAACAACCCCAAGCTGCCCCATGACGGGATTTTGACCGGGCTAGCCAAGGAACTCATCCGCCAGGACATCCTGGTGGTGGTCACGGGCTGCGCCACGGTGGCCATGGGCAAGGCCGGACTCATGACCACCGAAGGCCTGGAGCAGGCCGGGGTCGGGCTGGCCGAGTTCTGTTCCCGGTTCGATCTGCCGCCGGTGCTCCATGTCGGCAGCTGCGTGGACAACTCCCGCATCCTGGCCTTGTGCGGCCTGCTGGCCGATGCCCTGGGCGTGGACATCGCCGACCTGCCCGTGGCCGCCAGCGCGCCGGAGTGGTATTCGGAAAAAGCCGCCGCCATCGGACTTTACGCCGTGGCCAGCGGCATCATGACCCATCTGGGCCTGCCGCCCAACATCCTGGGCAGCGAACTGGTCACGGGCCTGGCCCTGGAAGGCTTGGAGGACGTCTTCGGCGCCACCTTCGTGGTCGAGCCCGACCCGGTCAAGGCGGCCGAGGCCATCAGCCGCCGCATCACGGCCAAGCGCCTGGCCCTGGGACTCAACGACCGTTTCGACGGCGCGGTTTTTTCTTAACGCTATGAACGACAATCCTGTAAGCGCCCCGACCGCAGCCCGTTTGTCCCCGGGTTCCTGGAACGCTTTGACGCAGGGCCTGCCTAGTTCGGACGGCCAACTCAGGCGGCCGGTCAGAAAAATCGCCTTTGCCGGCAAGGGCGGCGTCGGCAAGACCGCCCTGGCCGCGCTTTTCGGCGACTGGCTGGCCCGGTCGGGGCAGGACGTGACACTCATTGACGCCGACACGGCCCTGTCGCTGGGCGCGGCCTGCGGTCTGGAACCGGCCGCCCTGCCCGCCTCCCTGGCCGAGCGCGAGGATCTCGTGCGGGAGCGCATCGGCGACGGCGTCTATCTCAACCTGACGCCCCGGGCGGACGATCTACCCGAGGCCATCCGCGTCGCCGTCCCGGTCGGCCACGGGCCGCTCTACGCCCCCCGCCCCGGGGCCAAGCGGCTGCTGGTCATGGGCGGGGTCAGCGGCGGCGGCGCGGGTTGCGCCTGCGCCGCCGGCCATCTGCTCCAGGCCATGCTGGCCCATGTCCTGACCGCCCGGGACGCTTGGACGCTCATAGACTGCGAAGCCGGGGTGGAACATCTGGGCCGGGGCACGGTGGCCGATGTGGACGCCTTAGGCGTGGTCAGTGAAGCCTCGGCCCGGTCCCTGGCCGTGGCCGGACGGGTCGCGGCCATGGCCGGCCAGCTCGGGCTGACCCGGCAAGTCCTGGTTGTCACCGGGGTCGATCAGGCCGGGCTGGCCGCGTTGGCCGCCCTGCCGCCAACGCTGCCGGATGTCCGGGTCGCCTTCCCCTTCCTGCCAGGGCTGGCCGCCCGCCAGGCGACCACAGGCAGCGTGCTGTCCCTGCCCGAAGTCGGCTTGGCCGACGCCGCCTGCGCCGCCTTGGCCGAGGCCTTGGGACGGGTCTAAGCGGGGGCGCTTCGCGCCCATGGCTATGGCCAACAGCACCCGCTATCGCCCGATCGGGCATGGCGCGCCACGTTCTCTCGCCCGGCATGCGGACGCAGGAACCGCTCTTTCGTCGGCCACGACGCACGCCCCCCGGAGCACGACGACGCAACGACAGCCAAACATCCCACAAAAAAAGGGAGCGGCCCGGAAGCCGCTCCCTTTTTGGCGTTTACGCGCTCGAGAACTAGGCGAAAGCCTTCTCGAAGGGCGGCACGACCTGCTTTTTGCGGGACAGCACGCCGTCGAGCCACACGGAGTCGCCTTTCACTTCGACGCCGAAGGCCTTGGTCACGTAGCTGGGATCGTCGGAGACGATCAGCATCTCGGAACCTTCCTTCATGATGTCGGTCAACAGCAGGAAGACGCTGTGGCGGCCTTCGGCCTTGACCTTCTTGCACTCGGCCAACAGGTCGGCCTTGACCGGCTCAAGGATGGACAGATCGACGACTTCGAGCTGGCCGATGCCAACCTTCTTGCCGCCCATGTCGAAGTCCTTGTAGTCGCGGAAAACGAGGTCCTTGGCCGGGGTGCCGCCCACGGCGGACTTGATCTTGAACATCTCGACGCCCAGAGCCATGTAGTCGGCGACGCCAGCGATCTTGGCCAGGGCCTCGACGGCTTCCTTGTCGGCCGGGGTGCAGGTCGGCGACTTGAACATGACGGTGTCGGACAGGATGGCGCACAGCATGATGCCGGCCATGGGCTTGGAGATCTCGACCTTGGCGCAGTCGTACATCATCTTGACCACGGTGCAGGAGCAGCCGACGGCCTTGACCAGGATGTCCAGGGGATTGGAGGTGGTCACATCGCCCAGCTTGTGGTGGTCGTAGATGCCGATGAGTTCGCCCTTGGAGAGGTTCTCCAGGCTCTGGGCCAGATCGGAGTGGTCGACCAGGATGATCTTCTTGTCGGTGGCGTCGGTGACGATCTCCGGAGCGGCCACGCCGAACTTTTCGAGCACAAAGGCACTTTCGGGATTGAGCGGACCCTGAGCGGCGGCGATAGCGCCCATGCTCTGGGACTTGTTCATGAGATCGGCAACGGCAATGGCGGCGGCGACGGAATCGGTATCCGGATTTTTGTGACCAACGACGTAAACAGCCATGTCTTTTTCCTCCTGGGGGTTTGTCCAAGACCCTGACGGGTCGGCATCCGCGTGAGTAACTTGTGAATAATATCCCAATAGTCGTCTCTTGCCAAGCCCAAACCGGGCCGGGGCGACGTCTTTTTTCCCGAAAGTCCAGCCGGACCACAAGGCCGGCCATGTGAAAAAAGCCTAGAAAAACCGCCAAGCCACGGCCAAACCCATGCCGCCGGCCAAGGCGGCGTAGGCCGGACGGTAGCGCAGGGACAAGACCGCCCCCAGACTGCCGAGAATCCACAGCTGGCCCCAGCTCGCCCGTGAGGACGCAAGATACGGCCACACTTTGGGCAAGGCCACCGCAAAAAGGGCAATAAGGCCGGCCAGAGCCACGGCAAAGACCAGGCCTTGGATGACGACGGTGTTGACCAAGGCCCGGCGGATGAGTTTGCCCGGCTCAAAGGGGGCACGCTGGCGTTGGCGGGCGGCGGCGTAGCGAGAAAAGACGATGTTTTCCACCACCCGCTGGGCCCCCTCAAGGCCGGAAAACAACCGAGCCAGGACCGAAGTGGCCCCGGCCACGCACAGAGCCTCGGCCGGGGTGGTCAGGGAAAAGACGTGCATGAGCGACAATCCGGCCAGGGTGGCGGCGGCGGCGTTGGGCGGAATGTGGGTGCCGGCGGGAATGCCGTCGAGCCAGAAAAGCTCGTAGAAGATGCAGAGATTAAGGGTGGCGGGCAGATCGCCCTGACACAGGCCCCAGGCCAGACCGATGACCAGGGGGCGTTCCAGCAGGGCGGCGTTTACGGCAAAGCGGAACGAGGAGCACAGGACAAAAAAAAAGCGACGCCAAGGACGTGGAGCAAGATGTCGGCCTGATGGGTCATGGCATGGGCCTCGCGGGGGTTACCATTGGGGCGTGGGCCGGGTCAGACCCTGGGCTGGGCCGGATCGCCCGGCACGCAGCGGTAGTCCAGGCGTACGCCCTTGTCCCGGAAAAAATCCAGGCAGGACTCATCTTCCTTGGACAGGGCCACGTGGGGACAGACTTGCCTCTTGCCTGGGGCGTAGTGGAGATTGCCGAGATTCAAGTTGGCGAAATCGAACCCGTATTCGTAGGCGACCTGGGCATCGCGGCAACTGGCGAACAGGATCAGCGCCTCGGGCAGGTCCAGGGGCGCATGGCTGAAATAGCCGGCCAGATCGGCCACGGGCAGAAACACGATGGCCACGCCGTCGGGGATGGCCAGGGACATGATCTCCTGGCGGAGATGATCGGCGGCCAAGTCGTCGTTGACCACCACAATCCGGCTGGCGTGGGTAAACGGCAGCCAGGTCTCGATGATCTGGCCGTGGACAAGCCGGTTGTCGATGCGCACGAAGGCCATGGCTACCCCTCGGCCACCTTTTTGCGCAGCACCTCGCCAGCCACGACGATGCCCTGGCAGCCGGCCTGCTTGGCCTCCACGGCCAGGGTTTGCAGGGGGCGAGTGCGCGAACCCAAAATTTTGATGAGCATGGGCAGGTTGACGCCGGTGAGGACCTCAAGCTGCCCCGAACCCAAAAGCGACAGGCTCATGTTGGTGGGCGTGCCGCCGAACATGTCGGTCAGCACCAACACCCCACCGCCCTGGTCGGTGTCCTTGATGGCGGCCTTGAGCGCGGCTAGGGATTCGTCCACGGCCTTGGTCAGATCGACGCTGACGGCTTGGCAGTGCTGCTGGGGGCCGAGGATGAACTCGGCGGCGGCAATAAGCCGCGACCCGTAGTCGGTGTGGGTGACGACCACCACGCCAACGGGCGCGTCCTTGCGGGACTCGGCATTCATAGACAGGCATCCCGGAGCATGGCGCCCCCGTCTTGACGGTTTGAAACCGTCGGCATTGCTTTCTGCTTCCGGTCCGGCCGCGCCGCCCGAAAGCCCAAGGCCTCACACCATAGCGGTCTTTGAACGAGGCTACCGAGCCGACAAGGCTACCGGCCGTGACGGCACGCTGTCACCAAACACGAAAGTCCCTGGACCGGGCTCGCCGCCCCACCGCTCTCGCCGGCAACCACGTTGCCGCGGCGTTCAAAACCTAGAGTTTAGCCGCGTTCGATGTGCCGATGTTCAAGGGAGATATTGTAGCCAGCCTTGGAGAGCGTGTCAAAGACCGACTCGGCCACGGCCACCGAACGGTGGCGGCCGCCGGTGCAGCCAAAAGCCAGGGTCAGGCGGTAACGGCCTTCCTTGGCGTACAGCGGCAGCAGGTAGAGCAGAAATTCGGTCAGCCGGCGCAAAAACTCCCGGCCCGGCTCCTCGGCCAGGACGTAATCGCGCACCGCCGCTTCCTTGCCCGTGCGCTCGCGCAGTTCCTTGTCGAAATAGGGATTGGGCAAAAAGCGCAGGTCAAAGACCATGTCGGCCTCGGAGGGCGGGCCGTACTTGAAGCCGAAGCTCATGACGTGGACCTTGAGGGTTCCGGCGGTGGGCCGGATGGAGGCCCATTTTTCCTGGAGCTTGCGGCGTAGGTCGTGGATGGTGAAATGGGTGGTGTCCAGCACCATGTCGGCGGCGTCGCGAAGGGGCCGCATGCGTTCGCGCTCGGCCAGGGCGGCCTGCTCCAGGCCCATGTCGGCGCTTTCCAGGGGATGGGGCCGGC is from Solidesulfovibrio magneticus RS-1 and encodes:
- a CDS encoding PTS sugar transporter subunit IIA, which produces MNAESRKDAPVGVVVVTHTDYGSRLIAAAEFILGPQQHCQAVSVDLTKAVDESLAALKAAIKDTDQGGGVLVLTDMFGGTPTNMSLSLLGSGQLEVLTGVNLPMLIKILGSRTRPLQTLAVEAKQAGCQGIVVAGEVLRKKVAEG
- a CDS encoding PTS sugar transporter subunit IIB, which encodes MAFVRIDNRLVHGQIIETWLPFTHASRIVVVNDDLAADHLRQEIMSLAIPDGVAIVFLPVADLAGYFSHAPLDLPEALILFASCRDAQVAYEYGFDFANLNLGNLHYAPGKRQVCPHVALSKEDESCLDFFRDKGVRLDYRCVPGDPAQPRV
- the cooS gene encoding anaerobic carbon-monoxide dehydrogenase catalytic subunit, whose product is MAKDTRTIEELSPWEDARRMLAKAKDEGIATVWDRLAEQTPHCTFCDQGLTCNKCVMGPCRVNPKGPKRQLGVCGADGDLTVARNFGRFVAAGAASHSDHGRDLLEALESVGQGTAPGYAVRDADKLVRLCAEVGIETKGLDAPDQAKALAEHFFEDFGTRRPALSLLSRAPKKRREIWDAARSTPRGIDRECVEMLHRTHMGVDCDPVSICLHAARTALADGWGGSMIGTELSDILFGTPRPATVEANLGVLRADSVNILVHGHSPVVSEMILAAARDPEMVAKAKAVGAAGINVAGLCCTGNEVLMRQGVPLAGNHLMTELALVTGAVEMVVADYQCVMPSLVQIASCYHTRFVSTSEKARFPGGTHLEFTLENARDKAHEAVELAIEAFTRRDAGRVDIPSVPVSLRTGYSNEAVLEALGGSAEPLLAAIKIGLVRGVVGIVGCNNPKLPHDGILTGLAKELIRQDILVVVTGCATVAMGKAGLMTTEGLEQAGVGLAEFCSRFDLPPVLHVGSCVDNSRILALCGLLADALGVDIADLPVAASAPEWYSEKAAAIGLYAVASGIMTHLGLPPNILGSELVTGLALEGLEDVFGATFVVEPDPVKAAEAISRRITAKRLALGLNDRFDGAVFS
- a CDS encoding response regulator is translated as MAEKRILTVDDSVSVRSLVSSALRQAGFDVVEAVDGADALDKVNSGFDMVITDINMPNIGGIELLGLLRERPDTRFTPVLVLTTESQKNLRDKALAAGASGWVVKPFEPASLVAVVRRFIGRT
- the rapZ gene encoding RNase adapter RapZ, coding for MEHAARELPVVILTGLSGSGKSTALRVFEDLGFFCVDGLPVSLVPKLMSLFDDKGGQRYKGLALGMDVRQADLDTDWGATLAEVRRKQDLTQIIFFEADNGEIIRRYATTRRPHPLESADMGLEQAALAERERMRPLRDAADMVLDTTHFTIHDLRRKLQEKWASIRPTAGTLKVHVMSFGFKYGPPSEADMVFDLRFLPNPYFDKELRERTGKEAAVRDYVLAEEPGREFLRRLTEFLLYLLPLYAKEGRYRLTLAFGCTGGRHRSVAVAESVFDTLSKAGYNISLEHRHIERG
- a CDS encoding PTS sugar transporter subunit IIC, translated to MCSSFRFAVNAALLERPLVIGLAWGLCQGDLPATLNLCIFYELFWLDGIPAGTHIPPNAAAATLAGLSLMHVFSLTTPAEALCVAGATSVLARLFSGLEGAQRVVENIVFSRYAAARQRQRAPFEPGKLIRRALVNTVVIQGLVFAVALAGLIALFAVALPKVWPYLASSRASWGQLWILGSLGAVLSLRYRPAYAALAGGMGLAVAWRFF
- a CDS encoding manganese-dependent inorganic pyrophosphatase, with protein sequence MAVYVVGHKNPDTDSVAAAIAVADLMNKSQSMGAIAAAQGPLNPESAFVLEKFGVAAPEIVTDATDKKIILVDHSDLAQSLENLSKGELIGIYDHHKLGDVTTSNPLDILVKAVGCSCTVVKMMYDCAKVEISKPMAGIMLCAILSDTVMFKSPTCTPADKEAVEALAKIAGVADYMALGVEMFKIKSAVGGTPAKDLVFRDYKDFDMGGKKVGIGQLEVVDLSILEPVKADLLAECKKVKAEGRHSVFLLLTDIMKEGSEMLIVSDDPSYVTKAFGVEVKGDSVWLDGVLSRKKQVVPPFEKAFA
- a CDS encoding HD domain-containing phosphohydrolase — encoded protein: MTNPSPPETEPNRAADAAMADASALLFHDVPAAVYLRALDGAFLEVNNATAALFGYVDPAAFLAAMADCPEQFYLDPNARKSVLDELAAGGVVAGRRYQAMCGDGFVIWIEESAKRTVSPAGDVFYVGFLRDVTEEKSTSWALAEAEEKYRTIFENAVEGLFQMTPAGRFVTVNGALSRMLRFASPEALTALGDAAANLFTHPEDRQFLHAALSETGVVRAMETELRRGDGTRIWVSVQARAVRGGDGAVVLYEGSMEDVTERRRSQEALRHNLKRTKALFHQTVKSLSTTVRFRDPYTAGHQDSVARLATAMAKRLGLDRDAVDCIQVAGQLHDIGKISVPVRYLCKPGRLIGLEWEFMKQHAATGYEILKDIDFPWPVAEIVLCHHERLDGSGYPRGLGGEELCQPARILAVADVLDAMASNRPYRPALGVSVALEELARHRGTAFDADAVDAAREAVSAGDVTY
- a CDS encoding ArsA-related P-loop ATPase, with the protein product MNDNPVSAPTAARLSPGSWNALTQGLPSSDGQLRRPVRKIAFAGKGGVGKTALAALFGDWLARSGQDVTLIDADTALSLGAACGLEPAALPASLAEREDLVRERIGDGVYLNLTPRADDLPEAIRVAVPVGHGPLYAPRPGAKRLLVMGGVSGGGAGCACAAGHLLQAMLAHVLTARDAWTLIDCEAGVEHLGRGTVADVDALGVVSEASARSLAVAGRVAAMAGQLGLTRQVLVVTGVDQAGLAALAALPPTLPDVRVAFPFLPGLAARQATTGSVLSLPEVGLADAACAALAEALGRV
- the ftsH gene encoding ATP-dependent zinc metalloprotease FtsH, whose product is MNSFAKNLMLWAAISLVMVVLFNLFNQPQSQSAKLSYSEFMQKVNAGDVVSVKIQGKKITGVATGGGKFLTYAPEDPNLVGSLMAKKIEVMAEPDEESPWYMTLLVSWFPMLLLVGVWIFFMRQMQGGGGRAMNFGRSRARMITQEQTRITFEDVAGVDEAKEELTEVVQFLSDPKRFTRLGGRIPKGVLLVGSPGTGKTLLARAVAGEAGVPFFSISGSDFVEMFVGVGAARVRDLFLQGKKNAPCLIFIDEIDAVGRQRGAGLGGGHDEREQTLNQLLVEMDGFESNEGVILIAATNRPDVLDPALLRPGRFDRQVVVPTPDVRGRRRILEVHTRRSPLSPDVDLEVLARGTPGFSGADLENLVNEAALQAAKINKDRVDMADFEHAKDKVLMGKERRSLILTDDEKRTTAYHEAGHALVAKKLPGTDPIHKVSIIPRGMALGITMQLPVDDRHNYSRDFLQNNLAVLMGGRVAEELVLNQLTTGAGNDIERATNMARKMVCSWGMSEVLGPLSYGESENEIFLGKDLVHHRNFSEETSRQIDAEVRKIVESAYRRAKNILEGEPEALEAVAKALLERETISGADIDMLLRGEQLPPQEAPAGKPGGAAGTSAAASPASGPETASGAATAQATTAETATGTGDEFTLEPDDGQQPEDSSGHAGSGQGQGKESK
- a CDS encoding Crp/Fnr family transcriptional regulator translates to MRLTDSDLLRDLDKPEFAAVRAAFVPRHFPKGRQVYAPREARNSLFIVAKGRARVYLSYKDKEFTMAILDVGDVYTTHTRASVEALDDLTILVAELAAVRRFLADMPALTSSMVKVLGDLLSHAFSVIDGLAFLDVRKRLIQLLLYEAERASADAEHILCFSHGLNIEQLATIVGSSRQTVSSLLNVLERDGVIEMRARGVICLPDLARLEALVHE